In one window of Cupriavidus necator N-1 DNA:
- a CDS encoding M61 family metallopeptidase yields the protein MTPIRYAIAPLQPEAHLFAVTVTVSEPDPAGQCFSLPAWIPGSYMIRDFARNIVRIRADAGGREVSLTKLDKQRWQAAPVSLADGPLTLSYEVYAWDLSVRAAHLDTTHGFFNGSSVFLCVDGQAERPCTVDIHAPAGEAYRGWRVATAMREAPGRAGAKRYGFGRYQVADYDELVDHPVEMGTFQLASFRACGAQHDVVFTGRVPQLDLERVCRDLKRICETQIRLFEPKTAQAPFLDSNRRYVFMTMVTTDGYGGLEHRASTALICARNDLPVRGDSDTSEGYRTFLGLCSHEYFHTWNVKRIKPAAFVPYRLAEETHTPLLWLFEGFTSYYDDLVLVRSGCITDEQYVEMLAKTWNGVLRGSGRTKQSVAESSFDAWTKYYRQDENAANAIVSYYTKGSLVALALDLTIRDKTRGRRSLDDVMRALWRRYGRGFYAPGAVQRGVTEAEVHALFDEVTGLRMGPLLRSLTEGTGELPLPALFRTFGVKAEAQKPARTAALGIKVKSDEGWVRVAQVFDGGAAQAAGLSAGDLLVAIDGLRVAPGQIDKLLARYRTGDRVELHAFRRDELQVLPVTLAREPAAQFKVKLESGRHAARSRWLGQ from the coding sequence ATGACGCCGATCCGCTACGCCATTGCCCCGCTTCAGCCTGAAGCGCACCTGTTTGCCGTCACCGTTACCGTGAGCGAGCCCGATCCCGCCGGCCAGTGTTTCTCGCTGCCGGCCTGGATCCCGGGCAGCTACATGATCCGGGACTTCGCGCGCAATATCGTGCGCATCCGCGCCGACGCGGGCGGGCGCGAGGTCAGCCTGACCAAGCTCGACAAGCAGCGCTGGCAGGCCGCGCCGGTCAGCCTGGCCGACGGCCCGCTGACGCTCAGCTACGAGGTCTATGCTTGGGACCTGTCGGTGCGCGCGGCGCACCTGGACACCACCCACGGCTTCTTCAACGGCAGCTCGGTGTTCCTGTGCGTGGACGGGCAGGCCGAGCGGCCATGCACCGTCGATATCCATGCGCCCGCCGGCGAGGCCTATCGCGGCTGGCGCGTGGCCACCGCCATGCGCGAGGCGCCGGGCCGCGCAGGCGCGAAGCGCTACGGCTTCGGCCGCTACCAGGTGGCCGACTACGATGAGCTGGTCGACCATCCGGTCGAGATGGGCACCTTCCAGCTGGCCAGCTTCCGCGCCTGCGGCGCGCAGCACGACGTGGTCTTCACCGGGCGCGTGCCGCAGCTCGACCTCGAGCGCGTGTGCCGCGACCTGAAGCGCATCTGCGAAACGCAGATCCGGCTGTTCGAACCCAAGACCGCGCAGGCGCCGTTCCTGGACAGCAACCGCCGCTACGTCTTCATGACGATGGTCACCACCGACGGCTACGGCGGCCTGGAACACCGCGCCAGCACCGCGCTGATATGCGCGCGCAATGACCTGCCGGTGCGCGGCGACAGCGACACCAGCGAGGGCTACCGCACCTTCCTCGGGCTGTGCAGCCACGAGTATTTCCACACCTGGAACGTCAAGCGCATCAAGCCGGCCGCGTTCGTGCCGTACCGGCTGGCCGAGGAAACCCATACCCCGCTGCTGTGGCTGTTCGAGGGCTTCACCAGCTACTACGACGACCTGGTGCTGGTGCGCTCCGGCTGCATTACCGACGAGCAATACGTCGAGATGCTGGCCAAGACCTGGAACGGCGTGCTGCGCGGCAGCGGCCGCACCAAGCAGAGCGTGGCGGAAAGCTCCTTCGATGCCTGGACCAAGTACTACCGCCAGGACGAGAACGCCGCCAACGCCATCGTCAGCTACTACACCAAGGGTTCGCTGGTGGCGCTGGCGCTGGACCTGACCATCCGCGACAAGACCCGCGGGCGACGCTCGCTGGACGATGTCATGCGAGCGCTGTGGCGCCGCTACGGCCGCGGCTTCTACGCGCCGGGCGCGGTGCAGCGCGGCGTGACCGAGGCCGAGGTCCATGCACTGTTCGATGAAGTCACCGGTCTGCGCATGGGGCCGCTGCTGCGCTCGCTGACCGAAGGCACGGGCGAGCTGCCGCTGCCGGCGCTGTTCAGGACCTTCGGCGTCAAGGCCGAGGCGCAGAAGCCGGCGCGCACTGCGGCGCTGGGCATCAAGGTCAAGAGCGATGAGGGCTGGGTGCGCGTGGCGCAGGTGTTCGACGGCGGCGCGGCGCAGGCCGCGGGCCTGTCCGCCGGCGACCTGCTGGTGGCGATCGACGGGCTGCGCGTGGCGCCGGGCCAGATCGACAAGCTGCTGGCGCGCTACCGTACCGGCGACCGCGTCGAGCTGCACGCCTTCCGCCGCGACGAGCTGCAGGTGCTGCCGGTGACGCTGGCGCGCGAGCCGGCGGCGCAGTTCAAGGTGAAGCTCGAGAGCGGACGGCACGCGGCACGCTCGCGCTGGCTGGGCCAGTGA
- a CDS encoding FUSC family protein, with product MQYAHDPRTFLYSHYVYRGLRSATGVIGATLIALHFSDLPTAMVVSMGALCTSLMDLPSPLNHKFNEMLASVLLCSVVTLVVALATPFPRVMPFLLVLVTFLAGMMTVYGNKTLPLQFAALFVMTLTINEDFLVRRALEHAALFSIGAVAYLGYAMLVSWITERRTKQQVLAESLYELAGYLEIKAGFYDAGNDYEAQFNQLVRQQIVVAERQQAARDLVLRGNRTPHDGLLVQVHMRMLDLYEYILSTNTDYPLLRQTFAGTPVLDHLRGLVLQMCKDVEEIAYEVTRGRASYATVEYRPGLRAVEAEIAQLRHHHINPAAMTALVETLDMMRGAITLVGQLHEASRTPVEPARVLPGSDMTPFLTRQKYEFSVLRDNLKWSSPAFRFSLRISMAVSLGLWIAEHVPYVSHSYWILLTIIVILKPNFSMTKQRYNDRVIGTLIGCVVSVAILKVVHQPLILLGVLFLSLVASAAFVTIKYRYTAIAACIQVLIQIHLLMPGSPTVAGERLVDTVIGGIIASLFSFVLPSWEYRAIPKLVEGVLQANRRYIGATRDLLLRRTKDDFAYRVQRKQFMDNLSALISSFQRMLDEPKSRHRAVDNLNRFIVQNYLVAAHVASARIQVRQHYDELDIPAAEAAIEQATEAASHSLQVASERLHADERGGGRGAGFIRSGKTPVERKAAAPAAVDKPDETPAEAVADAEPVAATVSTEVAEAAEDAVAERRARLADSADKRRTDVLVHAAAAGESSHEAGPTASSTGRPANAVLDRRLRALREDAAKIALRTGAIGRAMRARA from the coding sequence ATGCAATACGCGCACGATCCCCGCACCTTCCTGTATTCGCACTACGTCTACCGGGGGCTGCGCTCGGCCACCGGGGTGATCGGCGCCACGCTGATCGCGCTGCACTTCAGCGACCTGCCCACCGCCATGGTGGTGTCGATGGGGGCGCTGTGCACTAGCCTGATGGACCTGCCCAGCCCCCTGAACCACAAGTTCAACGAGATGCTGGCCAGCGTGCTGCTGTGCAGCGTGGTCACGCTGGTGGTGGCGCTGGCCACGCCGTTCCCGCGCGTGATGCCGTTCCTGCTGGTGCTGGTGACGTTCCTGGCCGGCATGATGACGGTGTACGGCAACAAGACGCTGCCGCTGCAGTTCGCGGCGCTGTTCGTGATGACGCTGACCATCAACGAAGACTTCCTGGTGCGGCGCGCGCTGGAGCACGCGGCGCTGTTCAGCATCGGCGCGGTCGCTTATCTCGGCTATGCGATGCTGGTGAGCTGGATCACCGAGCGCCGCACCAAGCAGCAGGTGCTGGCCGAATCGTTGTATGAGCTGGCCGGCTATCTTGAGATCAAGGCCGGCTTCTACGACGCCGGCAACGACTATGAGGCCCAGTTCAACCAGTTGGTGCGCCAGCAGATCGTGGTGGCCGAGCGCCAGCAGGCCGCGCGCGACCTGGTGCTGCGCGGCAACCGCACCCCGCATGACGGGCTGCTGGTGCAGGTGCACATGCGCATGCTCGACCTGTACGAGTACATCCTGTCGACCAACACCGACTATCCACTGCTGCGCCAGACCTTTGCCGGCACGCCGGTGCTGGACCACCTGCGCGGGCTGGTGCTGCAGATGTGCAAGGACGTGGAAGAGATTGCCTACGAGGTCACGCGCGGCCGCGCCTCGTACGCCACGGTGGAATACCGCCCGGGCCTGCGCGCGGTCGAGGCCGAGATCGCGCAGTTGCGCCACCACCATATCAACCCGGCGGCGATGACGGCGCTGGTTGAAACGCTCGACATGATGCGCGGCGCGATCACGCTGGTCGGCCAGCTGCACGAAGCGTCGCGCACGCCGGTGGAGCCGGCCAGGGTGCTGCCCGGCTCGGACATGACGCCGTTCCTGACGCGCCAGAAGTATGAGTTCAGCGTGCTGCGCGACAACCTGAAGTGGAGTTCGCCGGCGTTCCGTTTCTCGCTGCGGATCTCGATGGCGGTGTCGCTGGGGCTGTGGATCGCCGAGCACGTGCCCTATGTGTCGCACAGCTACTGGATCCTGCTGACCATCATCGTCATCCTGAAGCCCAACTTCAGCATGACCAAGCAGCGCTACAACGACCGCGTGATCGGCACGCTGATCGGCTGCGTGGTCTCGGTCGCGATCCTGAAGGTGGTGCACCAGCCGCTGATCCTGCTGGGCGTGCTGTTCCTGTCATTGGTGGCCAGCGCCGCGTTCGTGACCATCAAGTACCGCTATACCGCGATTGCCGCCTGCATCCAGGTGCTGATCCAGATCCACCTGCTGATGCCGGGGAGTCCAACCGTGGCGGGCGAGCGGCTGGTGGATACGGTGATCGGCGGCATCATCGCCTCGCTGTTCAGCTTTGTGCTGCCGAGCTGGGAATACCGCGCCATCCCCAAGCTGGTGGAGGGGGTGCTGCAGGCCAACCGCCGCTATATCGGCGCCACGCGCGACCTGCTGCTGCGCCGGACCAAGGATGACTTTGCGTACCGCGTGCAGCGCAAGCAGTTCATGGACAACCTGTCGGCGCTGATCTCGTCGTTCCAGCGCATGCTGGACGAGCCCAAGAGCCGGCACCGCGCGGTGGACAACCTGAACCGCTTTATCGTGCAGAACTACCTGGTGGCGGCGCACGTGGCGTCGGCGCGCATCCAGGTGCGCCAGCACTATGACGAACTCGACATTCCGGCCGCGGAAGCCGCGATCGAGCAGGCCACCGAGGCCGCCAGCCACAGCCTGCAGGTGGCCAGCGAGCGGCTGCATGCCGATGAGCGCGGCGGCGGTCGTGGCGCGGGCTTTATCCGCAGCGGGAAAACGCCGGTGGAACGCAAGGCGGCAGCGCCTGCGGCCGTGGACAAGCCGGACGAAACCCCCGCTGAAGCTGTCGCCGATGCCGAACCGGTAGCGGCCACCGTCAGCACCGAAGTTGCCGAGGCCGCCGAAGACGCCGTCGCCGAACGCCGCGCCCGCCTGGCCGATTCGGCCGACAAGCGCCGCACCGACGTGCTGGTGCACGCGGCCGCCGCCGGCGAATCCAGCCATGAGGCCGGTCCCACCGCCAGTTCCACCGGCCGTCCGGCCAATGCGGTGCTGGACCGCCGCCTGCGCGCTTTGCGCGAGGATGCGGCCAAGATCGCGCTGCGCACCGGTGCGATCGGCCGCGCCATGCGGGCGCGCGCTTAG